The following are encoded in a window of Callithrix jacchus isolate 240 chromosome 9, calJac240_pri, whole genome shotgun sequence genomic DNA:
- the AICDA gene encoding single-stranded DNA cytosine deaminase: MEGDAARGVKQGRWEQGFPTFSGCWPILREWEAMEGYNSLLMNQKKFLYHFKNVRWAKGRHETYLCYVVKRRDSATSFSLDFGHLRNKNGCHVELLFLRYISDWDLDPGRCYRVTWFTSWSPCYDCARHVADFLRGNPNLSLRIFTARLYFCEDRKAEPEGLRRLHRAGVQIAIMTFKDYFYCWNTFVENGERTFKAWEGLHENSVRLSRQLRRILLPLYEVDDLRDAFRTLGL; this comes from the exons ATGGAGGGAGATGCAGCCAGAGGAGTGAAGCAGGGAAGATGGGAGCAGGGCTTCCCGACCTTCTCAGGCTGCTGGCCTATACTGAGAGAATGGGAAGCCATGGAGGGTTATAACAG CCTCTTGATGAACCAGAAGAAGTTCCTTTACCATTTCAAAAATGTCCGCTGGGCTAAGGGTCGGCATGAGACCTACCTGTGCTATGTAGTGAAGAGGCGGGACAGTGCTACTTCCTTTTCACTGGACTTTGGTCATCTTCGCAATAAG AATGGCTGCCACGTGGAACTGCTCTTCCTCCGCTACATCTCAGACTGGGACCTGGACCCTGGCCGGTGCTACCGCGTCACCTGGTTCACCTCCTGGAGCCCCTGCTATGACTGTGCCCGACATGTGGCCGACTTTCTGCGAGGGAACCCCAACCTCAGTCTGAGGATCTTCACTGCGCGCCTCTACTTCTGTGAGGACCGCAAAGCTGAGCCCGAGGGGTTGCGGAGGCTGCACCGCGCTGGGGTGCAAATCGCCATCATGACCTTCAAAG attatttttactgCTGGAATACTTTTGTAGAAAATGGTGAAAGAACTTTCAAAGCCTGGGAAGGGCTGCATGAAAATTCAGTTCGTCTCTCCAGACAGCTTCGGCGCATCCTTTTG CCCCTGTATGAGGTTGATGACTTACGAGACGCATTTCGTACTTTGGGACTTTGA